The segment AGCAGTTGTAGATCTCCAATGTCACGTAAGAAAGTGCAGGCACGTATTGAGGAGTACCTAGTGTCACATCACACAACCACAAGCGGTTTCCTTTCGGGTTTGTACAAGCATCTGATTCTCAGGTGTCTCATAGTGTCGACCTCAATCTAAGCATCGGatggggacgtgtgtgtgagggaacctAGGGACCTTGGTCATTTAgcactctctatcacacacacagacacacagggttCTAATGCTGTTTGTTTTAGAGCGGTGTTATCAGAGACATATGACCTACAAGCAGCTCAGTGTTGACATACAGTCGACAAATGTATCAGGGTAGATACGGTTTAAAAGGCTAGCAAGcaaagcgcgcacacacacacacacacacacacacacacacacacacacacacacacacaaataaataatacaaaacgTGCAGTAAATAGAGTCAGATCTGTCGAGTCAATAGGCACACCAGCACTCAGCTCTCGGGGCGATGCACAAAATGTCAGAGACTGGTTGCCAGGGGAAACCGTTTTGATATTAAACTGATTTGACATGATGTTAAGGACTAGAGGTAACCTCGGCAGGAGCCAAAAAAGCCCTAATTGCCAGCCAGGGGCAGCCAAGGCTacgtaatcttttttttttttgcactctgTATTGTCTTCAAGCTTGTTAATCAGtcttggcttctctctctctttttctttccctttcctcctccatccttcctgctctcctctggtCCCCCCTTTTTACCTCTTTCCTCACTGCACATGTCTTTCCTTCTTGCATCCTCTTGTTCCATCATtttgtaatctctctctctcatacggcactcacaccctttctctacccctctaacctccttcctctccttgcTTCCCTTCATCACTTTCACACtttatctcacactctctctctcctcccctccctccctccctccttctctctctccctctctctcctcctccacaggaGACACTCTGTTCATCGTGCTGAGGAAACAGAAGCTGATCTTCCTGCACTGGTACCACCACATCACCGTGCTGCTCTACTCCTGGTACTCCTACAAGGACATGGTGGCGGGGGGCGGCTGGTTCATGACCATGAACTACCTGGTGCACGCCGTCATGTACTCCTACTACGCCCTGAGGGCCGCCGGCTTTCGGGTCTCCCGCAAGTTCGCCATGTTCATCACGCTGACGCAGATCACCCAGATGGTGATGGGCTGCGTGGTGAACTACCTGGTGTACTCGTGGATGCAGCAGGGCCACGAGTGCCCCTCGCACATGCAAAACATCGTCTGGTCCTCGCTCATGTACCTCAGCTACTTTGTGCTCTTCTGCCAGTTCTTCTTCGAGGCCTACATCGACAAGTCCAAGCGAAACGCCGCTGCTAAAGCGGCGGCCGCCACCGCTGCTGCCACCACCGCTGCTGCCACCGGCGCCATCACCTCCCCCGGCACCCGCACCGCCAAGGCCACCACAGCTGCCACCGAGAAGAAGAGCAAGTAAAAAgaagttaaaaaagaaaacggAAGGAAGAGTTTACTagaaagggaggggaaggaCTGGGGTGTTTGATATAAAACAGCAGCTGTGGAGATGAGATGGAGGTGAGGAccaaagacagagggggagatagaggggaagagtggaggagtggaaaggagggaggacagaaggaggagagggagagcagggggggatgcagggggtgagggtgggatTTGCTGTTGAAGCTTTGTGCACAGTACTAACGCATAGagatcagccccccccccccaccatcggATGgaaacagagggggaggggggagtgacTAAGCAGCGCTGCACTGAGGAATCATTACTATGACAACAGACAGTGTCTTTATGTGATGTTTATGTGCCCAAGGCGATTCTCTATGTTTAAAGAAAAcacataaattaataaatgacaGAAATGTTAAAAGGGAACTAATAGAGTTGATGGTCGGTGTGAAGGAGAGGAACTGTTGGAAGGGAACCGAGGGAGTCTTGGGGAACTGGAGAACAGGGAGAGGTGGAGTCATCGTTAAAAGTGTTGTTCTGTTCCTCATTTCTTTGTCGGCAACATCAAAGTGGTAAATGTCAagtttttttattcttattcttatttaatttgattGTTTAGACGCTAGTACGTGCGATAGCTTTGTACAGAAGTGGTTTTGACTGAGAACACGGTAAACCATGTGATCAGGTGGGATTGGAAGAGACTTTCTGTGTTCTGCGTCACTAAACACCCAGTTCTCTCAGGTCCTAGATCCTCCTCTGTTTGACGTGCATAtcactgcagaaaaaaaagcataattGTGTCACTGGTGAGATTGGCCAATGTCAACatcattattaaaaaaattcaaaaataaatatgcattgGGAAGACCTTCTGAAACCAGAGCACATCAGCAACATCAAAGAactttggggggaaaaaatgaccAAATGACCTTTTTTTCCATGGCAAAGACTCTTCTTTCTGGATGCATTCTTAGAGAGAGTTTTATCAGTGCAattctggtgctgatgctggctctggcacagggacagacaaacacacaacctgagagccAGCCAACCAGCCAGTCCTCCCAgtccccaaaaaaaaaaagaaaagctaaaCGTGAAGCTAATGAAGCTAAAAACATTCAATGGTGGTCAAGTGCACTGTAACCCATTTCTGAGTAACCCCTACTTTCATTGAATGGTGTCCGTTGTGCTATTGTGCATTTGCACTGTAAACATGTAAAGCATCAGTAGTTTATTTTAACAAGAACCAGGTGtattaaagaagaaaaaaaaaagaagtcttgTGCTTTTAGTGTGATGTTAAACTCTACAGATGCTGCAGTTTTTGTGGTTATGCTCCATTCAGCCAAAGTCCTAATGCCCTTCGACTCAAAGGTGGGAATCATGAAGTCTAGATGAGGATTGCACGTGATAAAGCGCACAGTCTGGGTAAGGGCACAGCAGGGCAACAACACCAGCACGCATTCCAGTGCTGAGGGAGAATGTTCCGCTACGTCTTGTTTCTCTTTTCAGCTTTCAGCGCAGCCAATTTGATCCACTGATTCCATACTGGTCTAACACAGTGCAACAAGTAGTCCTCTTCGGCCAGAGTAAACACCTGACTAGGTGTGGGGCCCAAAGACATCCCCACATGGCAAAAATGGTAGTCTTTCAACTTAGTCTAGAAGCGCCATAACCAGTACTTACCAAAGCATCATATCAAATGCCTTAAAAAGAGTCATTGCCAATGTTCACCAGAAATGTGCTCCCCCCCCCAGAAAATGTGCAACGTCTGTGACCTCAATGGTGGAACAAAAAAAATGGCATGACATGACCCAGGGATCTTTCCAACAACGGGCCCTCTGAATCTTTTAAGACTGACCCCCCTCCTTGTTACCCCCTGCCTACCAAAGTGCAGACCTGGTAGTACAGTCTCACAGTTGACCTTTATGGGAATTATGCTGAAATGGGTGTCTGGCCTTCTGTTCAAGTCGAGGATGAGAAAAGACACACAGTCTTGCTTAGTAAAGAATTTTATTTGCACACAATCATTTTGCATATACTACAGACTGtacgtcatttttttttttttttttaataactaCTAATCTCCCTCAGGTCAGCagccagatgtgtgtgagttgtgtggtTGGAGTCTGACCTCTCAATTGAGATCTGCTTTTGTGAGGGCTATCATgcatattaaaaacaaaatggctacCTTTCTACCTGACCTTTCAATATGGTTTCACAGTAACTGTGTTTGTTCTGGTGCACGGACCCCGATATAAGTCCAACATTAGTCCCTTAGTCATCCATGACGTGGCAGTAATGTCATCAATGTCACAAGATCACTAATAATGACACACTTGAGCTCACAAGAACACCTTTGCTCTTCTGTTCACCCTGCATGGTGGAGTGATGTCACAGTGGTCTGTCCTAGGAAATGATGCCTGTTCATAGTTTTGTCCAATTAAAAACCCTCAGCACTTCAGATTTAGTCAATTCTTCAGTGATTTCAACTGTTGGATTGTTCTGCATTCTTTACCGTCTATCATACATAAATCTTATGTCACATTGGTTACATTGCATGCTGTGTTATGTTCTATCTTCAGCTTTGTTATAGTATGCTTCATATACTATGaagaaaacgcacacacacacacacacacacacacacacatctgaagaagtatttttttttttaaacatgcatacattcatGTGTAAAGCTCTTCATCAGACTAGGCTTAAAAGTGCCCAGAAGCACACGTGCCTCATGCACTAGCCAATCAAaccctgtccatctgtctgcacTAGCCAATCAAaccctgtccatctgtctgcacTAGCCAATCATCTGGACTCAACCCGGTCTCTGCACCGTCACAAAACAGCTACTCAGATCCCAGCCTGCCTACCTGCCTATATTCCcatctatctgcctgtctgcctaTCTACCTGTCTGCCCATCTACCTATCTtcctatctatctacctatctgcctgtctgtctatcttccTATTTTTCTGCCGGTCTGCCTGtgtgcttgcctgcctgcctgtctgcctgtctaccTACAGTATCTGCCTGCCTATCTTCCTATatatctgcctgcctgcttgcctgccaCGCTGGTCCTGCTCAACAGATGGCCTCGAGCAGGAGCATATTTAAAAGCAGCAGCACGTCTCGTTATGTGCAGCTTGACAGACATACGGAATCTGCAGCACCATTGGATGACTGTGACAAGCTGACGGAACATAGTTACTGCAACAGCGTCatctccacagacacagacactggagCTACTGCCAAATCATTTCTTACATTCCTCCAGCCAGACTGAGACTGGTGTCAGACACAAAATACTTCCTCCGGCAAAGGTGTCAGGTTACAGCTGATCAGAAGAAGGTGGGATatccattttcatttcatctgtCCTTAAACAAGCAGTACACTTATGACTCATAAACCATGACTAATGGCTTGGGCATTCATTTAAGATCCCCACTGACAATGTCAAAAGCGTGTCGAAATAGCGATTAAGCAAGTGTCCCAGAAGTCATTCAGCTTTCATACTGactattcccccccccccatttttccAATGAGCATGTAGTTATAAAATGAACAAAGTCATCTCAAACATCATAAAGTCAGACAAACCTTCTCTTCATTACTGATGGTATTAAAACTGTGACGCTGACCAATCAAACCTTCTCTTCATGACTACTGATGGTATTAGAACTGTGACGCCGACCAATCAAACCTTCTCTTCATGAGTACTGATGGTCTTAGAAGTGTGAGGCCTACCAATCAAACCTCTTCATGAATACTAATTAACGAATTTTAAGAAAATGCGTTTAACAACCTTTTTCCCATGACTAAGACGAGATGttgacgtgacgaaaacggatctttaaaaaataaaaactgtgactaaatctatttttacTTTCGTTGACAAGACGAGAATGTTAGTGGTGGACTAACGGACAATTAAGAATagaattcatatttttttcgaaacttgcatgcacctagtgcagtacatccttaatatcattggttgaatgttgcccggtcctgctGTATccatcctccactccctgagatgcccagacatgcaagtgacgccctaacaaacgttatatgatggctcaagttcaagcactcggtactggaagaaaaagaagaatagatatctggacactgttataacttgacagaaaattaaacacaatgcaccgcaataacggcAGAGAAACcatgtggcttcaaaataggtggggagaacacaacaaacctcaagaggcacctgaaagcgcgcaaccctgcaatttatgccacGGTAAATTAGCTAGAAACGGTCAATGAtaactagctaatgttaactagttattagcaTATGTTGACCAACGTTAAGtcaacttcaaaggggcagtcgaatGTATAGGGTGTCATcttggatagctagctaatCATTTTCGATTGAAGCCTCCCGTTAGTCTTGGCCAATGATcgccaaaacttttagctagctaacgttgaggtagcatagctaagttacatcgatagctagctagtaaactcattgcagaatggactctataggacaggccacgcatgacattaatcaggaaaaaataaatgaatatgtgattggtttacatatccttgtctatttgggcaattgttattatcattggcaccactttccaCTGTCAAAACTAgccgtctagctaaatctgttggttatcagattgcacagcaattcatatggaggatatgtggttgatttagctctaaggccaggtaggcattgTGGTTGTATTGAgccatcacatcatttgaatcttcaaaatgtAGACTTGAtttattgccttaaaattattatttacatttaattaattggaatgcagctgtaggcatatactaggagatctgtatatatcttagagactaattgtatctacaatttaagtactgcaagctagactattatgcagttgtagacacaacacagggggtccttgggcctgagaagggaaggaaaggaatttaatgtgactaaaactagactgaAATGTTATGAGTTTttgtcgactaaaactagactataATGTTCTGAGTTTCCGTTGatgaaaactagactaaaactaagaaggataGAAATGACGAAATGtaactaaaactaatatgcatttttcgtctaaagactaaatctaaaatagctgccaaaattaacactgccacacacacacacacacacacacacacacacacacacacaacctctggTTTGGTCGCACCAAAACTTGAGTTCCCCTTTGTTAAGAGCTGCTTTTTGCGGTTTGCTGGTTCCAGTTAGCCTACGCCTACACCCATGATGCAAGCCCTGCACATCTTGGCTCGGCACTAGGAAATGcactctca is part of the Clupea harengus chromosome 6, Ch_v2.0.2, whole genome shotgun sequence genome and harbors:
- the elovl6 gene encoding elongation of very long chain fatty acids protein 6 gives rise to the protein MSVLALQEYEFERQFNEDEAIRWMQENWKKSFLFSALYVACILGGRHVMKQREKFELRKPLVLWSLTLAVFSIFGAIRTGSFMMYILMTKGLKQSVCDQSFYNGPVSKFWAYAFVLSKAPELGDTLFIVLRKQKLIFLHWYHHITVLLYSWYSYKDMVAGGGWFMTMNYLVHAVMYSYYALRAAGFRVSRKFAMFITLTQITQMVMGCVVNYLVYSWMQQGHECPSHMQNIVWSSLMYLSYFVLFCQFFFEAYIDKSKRNAAAKAAAATAAATTAAATGAITSPGTRTAKATTAATEKKSK